The proteins below are encoded in one region of Thermosipho atlanticus DSM 15807:
- the dapD gene encoding 2,3,4,5-tetrahydropyridine-2,6-dicarboxylate N-acetyltransferase — MDTQEIINLITNSKKKTITTAYIQGNLENLDFGDLEFFGNESFGILFGEYENILKIIQSNKEKIAKYKLDVKARNSAIPLADITKFNARIEPGAIIREKVKIGDGAVIMMGAVINIGAEIGKKTMVDMNAVIGGRAIIGENCHIGAGAVIAGVIEPPSAKPVIIENNVMIGANAVILEGVKVGENSVIAAGAVVIEDVPPNSVVAGVPAKIIKNVDKQTKQKTQIVDGLRQLR, encoded by the coding sequence ATGGATACTCAAGAAATAATAAATTTAATAACAAACTCTAAAAAAAAGACAATAACCACCGCATATATACAAGGAAATTTAGAAAATCTTGATTTTGGTGATCTCGAATTTTTTGGCAATGAATCTTTTGGCATTTTATTTGGTGAGTATGAAAATATACTTAAAATAATCCAGTCAAATAAAGAAAAAATTGCAAAATACAAACTGGACGTAAAAGCAAGAAATTCCGCGATTCCATTAGCAGATATCACAAAATTTAATGCTCGTATAGAACCTGGAGCAATTATCAGAGAAAAGGTTAAAATAGGGGATGGAGCTGTAATCATGATGGGAGCTGTTATTAACATCGGAGCAGAAATTGGGAAAAAAACAATGGTCGATATGAATGCAGTAATTGGTGGAAGAGCTATTATTGGAGAAAACTGCCATATCGGTGCTGGAGCAGTAATAGCTGGAGTAATTGAACCACCAAGTGCTAAACCAGTGATCATTGAAAATAATGTAATGATAGGTGCAAATGCAGTGATTTTAGAAGGCGTAAAAGTAGGTGAAAACAGTGTAATCGCTGCTGGTGCAGTAGTTATTGAAGATGTCCCACCAAATTCTGTAGTTGCAGGAGTTCCAGCAAAAATCATTAAAAATGTTGATAAACAAACAAAGCAAAAAACTCAAATAGTTGACGGATTAAGACAACTGAGGTGA
- a CDS encoding 4-hydroxy-tetrahydrodipicolinate reductase: MNFGVIGYKGRMGKLILELFQEHNHTPVLLVDKNEIIEKEKPDVIIDFSNKDALETTIYFCKKYSSNLVIGTTALKEEHFKLLKELSENVAVVQSYNFSIGINILLDILEKYSKIFEKWDCEIVETHHSKKKDKPSGTAILLKNTINRNLEIHSLRLGGIPGDHAIFFSNEGELIQFSHRALSRKVFALGALKAAEFVMKKTRGFFTFKDILKEEI, translated from the coding sequence ATGAATTTTGGAGTTATAGGTTACAAAGGAAGAATGGGAAAATTAATCTTGGAACTTTTTCAAGAACATAATCACACTCCAGTTTTATTGGTAGACAAAAACGAAATAATTGAAAAAGAAAAACCAGATGTTATAATCGATTTTTCTAATAAAGATGCTTTGGAAACAACAATATATTTTTGTAAAAAATATTCAAGTAATCTTGTAATTGGAACAACTGCTTTAAAAGAAGAACATTTCAAACTTTTGAAAGAATTATCAGAAAATGTTGCTGTTGTTCAATCTTATAATTTTTCAATTGGAATAAATATTTTACTTGATATTCTAGAAAAATATTCTAAAATTTTCGAAAAATGGGATTGTGAAATTGTAGAAACACATCATTCAAAGAAAAAAGATAAACCATCAGGAACAGCTATTTTATTAAAAAATACAATTAATAGAAATTTAGAGATTCATTCATTGAGGCTTGGAGGAATACCCGGAGATCATGCTATCTTTTTTTCCAATGAAGGTGAACTTATTCAATTTAGCCATAGAGCTCTATCAAGAAAAGTTTTTGCACTTGGAGCTTTAAAAGCCGCAGAGTTTGTTATGAAAAAAACTAGAGGCTTTTTTACCTTCAAAGATATTTTAAAGGAGGAGATTTGA
- a CDS encoding DegT/DnrJ/EryC1/StrS family aminotransferase — translation MKIPLSNSYLDDEDITEVLKVLKSGRLALGPYLEKFEKIVADFIGVKYAIAVNSGTSALHLVLKSLSFSSQDILLVPSFTFIASANVALFENGLPVFIDVEKDTGNIDPEYLENFLEKAFSGKTKYNPKKIKFLMAVDIFGHPLDWEKIEKIAEKYNLTIIEDSCEALGSEYKGKKCGTFGKAGTFAFYPNKQITTGEGGIIVTNDEKIATLSKAMRNQGRMGNGWLDHHVVGFNYRLDEMSAALGYSQMRKIKKIIQKRKAVAEYYNKILTFVENPVVKNYVTNMSWFIYVIKLPENSNRKKIIEYLDKHGIQTRNYFAPVHLQPLYQKLGWKEGMLPATEELSKKTLALPFYTSLTREQQDFVAYHLKKALELFS, via the coding sequence ATGAAAATACCTCTTTCTAATTCTTACTTAGATGATGAAGACATTACAGAAGTTTTAAAAGTTTTAAAAAGTGGTAGACTAGCTCTTGGGCCGTATTTAGAAAAATTTGAAAAGATAGTAGCGGACTTTATTGGTGTAAAATACGCAATTGCTGTGAATAGTGGAACTTCAGCTTTGCATTTAGTACTTAAATCATTGTCATTTTCTTCACAGGACATTCTTCTTGTTCCTTCATTTACATTCATTGCTTCTGCTAACGTGGCTTTATTTGAAAACGGATTACCAGTTTTCATTGATGTCGAAAAAGATACTGGAAACATTGATCCTGAATATTTAGAAAATTTTCTTGAAAAAGCATTTTCCGGAAAAACAAAATATAATCCTAAAAAAATTAAATTTCTCATGGCAGTAGATATCTTCGGCCATCCATTGGATTGGGAAAAAATTGAAAAAATTGCAGAAAAATACAATTTAACTATAATTGAAGATTCATGTGAAGCATTAGGTAGTGAGTACAAAGGAAAAAAATGTGGAACTTTTGGAAAAGCAGGAACCTTCGCTTTTTATCCCAATAAACAAATCACAACCGGTGAAGGTGGAATTATAGTAACAAATGACGAAAAAATAGCAACCCTATCAAAGGCTATGAGAAATCAGGGAAGAATGGGAAACGGTTGGTTGGATCACCATGTTGTTGGGTTTAACTATCGTTTAGACGAAATGTCAGCCGCATTGGGTTATTCACAGATGAGAAAAATTAAAAAAATAATTCAAAAAAGAAAAGCAGTAGCAGAATATTACAATAAAATTTTAACATTTGTAGAAAATCCTGTCGTAAAAAATTATGTAACTAACATGTCATGGTTTATTTATGTTATAAAACTTCCAGAAAATTCTAACAGAAAAAAAATTATCGAATATCTTGATAAACATGGAATTCAAACTAGAAACTATTTCGCACCTGTTCATTTGCAACCTTTGTACCAAAAACTAGGTTGGAAAGAAGGAATGTTACCAGCTACCGAAGAATTGTCAAAAAAAACTTTGGCATTGCCTTTTTATACAAGTTTAACTAGAGAACAACAAGACTTTGTTGCATACCATTTGAAAAAAGCTCTAGAATTATTTAGTTAG
- the ubiE gene encoding bifunctional demethylmenaquinone methyltransferase/2-methoxy-6-polyprenyl-1,4-benzoquinol methylase UbiE, which produces MNNKKRLVHELFQNISSKYDKVNSIMSFGMDNLWRKKAIKLVKISKNDVCLDLCCGTGKFTELISEILGDKGFIYALDISENMLEIAKNRINKQNIKFILGDATETPFENNFFDVVTMGWGLRNIPDIHMVLTEIYRILKVGGRFVLLDMGKPNTFLIKNFYWFYLKKIVPLIGKIVTGNKDPYIYFYKSIENFPSSTEIKDLLSKIGFKNTKSVNLALGAVSIIYGEKY; this is translated from the coding sequence ATGAATAACAAAAAAAGATTGGTTCATGAACTTTTTCAAAATATTTCATCTAAATACGATAAAGTGAATTCAATAATGTCATTTGGAATGGATAATTTATGGAGAAAAAAAGCTATAAAATTAGTAAAAATTAGTAAAAATGATGTCTGCCTGGATCTTTGTTGCGGAACAGGAAAATTTACAGAGCTAATCTCTGAAATACTGGGAGATAAAGGTTTTATATATGCACTTGACATATCAGAAAACATGCTCGAAATTGCAAAGAATAGAATTAATAAACAAAATATTAAATTTATTCTTGGAGATGCTACGGAAACTCCATTTGAAAATAACTTTTTCGATGTAGTTACCATGGGATGGGGGTTAAGAAATATCCCCGACATCCACATGGTTTTGACTGAAATATATAGAATTCTCAAGGTTGGTGGACGATTTGTTTTGTTAGACATGGGAAAACCAAATACCTTTTTAATAAAAAATTTTTATTGGTTCTATCTAAAAAAAATAGTACCGTTGATAGGAAAAATAGTAACCGGTAATAAAGACCCTTATATATATTTCTACAAATCTATCGAAAATTTCCCTTCTTCAACTGAAATAAAAGATTTATTATCGAAAATAGGATTCAAAAATACTAAATCTGTAAATCTAGCTCTAGGTGCCGTAAGTATCATTTATGGTGAAAAATACTGA
- a CDS encoding nicotinate phosphoribosyltransferase: MKRLHPKVFKLPIDKIRMGYYSDKYFTRYIEILKKDNHHPRVYYQFFPRQDSIICGLDEALAILKYGTGYYKDEEKANEIFSEILKIDKQMQGYSVEGNVKEIINLTKKKWDLRLKLNSIWVDKWEEIEVKAAFDGEKINEGDPILTIEGDPTYFGYLETVLLGVIARASSTATAVYKVVKAANGKPVLFFSARFDHFWLQATDGYAALKAGAFGVSTDANADYWGIESMGTIPHALIAAYFGKTEDASIAFDKYMPEHVNRIFLVDWDNDVINTTIRVVKKFYEHIIGKEFIVGKTDPSPIIGSGKNKIWGVRFDTSGNLRDKSVVPKDESSFGVCPELVWRARQEFDKLGLNDLKIVVSGGFDEKKIELFEKLQVPVDVYGVGSKLLRKKVDITADIVEVNGKHCAKVGRYKKDASHLTKVPHKYWDNE, encoded by the coding sequence ATGAAAAGACTTCATCCAAAAGTATTTAAATTACCTATAGACAAAATCAGAATGGGATATTACTCTGATAAGTATTTCACTCGCTATATTGAAATTCTAAAAAAAGATAATCATCATCCAAGAGTATATTACCAATTTTTCCCAAGACAAGATAGCATCATATGCGGACTTGATGAAGCACTAGCTATTCTAAAATATGGAACAGGATATTATAAAGATGAAGAAAAAGCAAATGAAATTTTTTCTGAAATTTTAAAAATTGATAAACAAATGCAAGGTTATTCGGTGGAAGGGAATGTGAAAGAAATAATAAACTTAACCAAGAAAAAATGGGATTTGAGACTAAAACTCAATAGTATTTGGGTAGACAAATGGGAAGAAATAGAAGTCAAAGCAGCCTTTGATGGTGAAAAGATTAACGAGGGAGATCCTATTCTAACAATAGAAGGTGATCCAACATATTTTGGTTATCTTGAAACTGTTTTGTTAGGAGTAATTGCAAGAGCAAGTAGCACAGCAACAGCTGTTTACAAAGTAGTCAAAGCAGCTAATGGAAAACCTGTATTATTTTTTAGCGCAAGATTTGATCATTTTTGGCTTCAAGCAACAGATGGATATGCCGCATTGAAAGCAGGAGCGTTTGGTGTATCAACTGATGCTAACGCTGATTATTGGGGAATTGAATCTATGGGTACAATTCCGCATGCATTAATTGCAGCTTATTTTGGAAAAACTGAAGATGCATCGATTGCATTTGATAAATACATGCCAGAACATGTAAATAGAATTTTTCTTGTTGACTGGGATAATGATGTGATAAATACCACCATCAGAGTAGTCAAAAAATTTTATGAACACATTATCGGAAAAGAATTTATTGTTGGTAAAACTGATCCTTCACCAATTATAGGATCAGGAAAAAACAAAATTTGGGGAGTACGATTTGATACTTCAGGTAACTTAAGAGATAAATCTGTCGTTCCTAAAGATGAAAGTTCTTTTGGTGTTTGTCCCGAACTTGTCTGGCGAGCAAGACAAGAATTTGATAAATTGGGACTAAATGATTTAAAAATCGTTGTTTCCGGCGGTTTTGACGAAAAAAAGATTGAATTATTCGAAAAACTCCAAGTACCTGTTGACGTATATGGAGTTGGTTCTAAACTTTTAAGGAAAAAAGTTGATATAACTGCCGATATTGTAGAAGTAAATGGAAAACATTGTGCTAAAGTAGGACGATATAAAAAAGATGCATCACACTTGACAAAAGTACCACACAAATACTGGGACAATGAATAA
- a CDS encoding aspartate kinase, which translates to MIVVQKYGGSSIADKEKILNVAKRIKKRVENGEKVIVIVSAMGKTTDKLIDLAKSISNKPHPREMDMLLSTGEQVSIALLSIALNELGIKAKSFNAFQLNIQTTHDYTKARIKDIDSDKILRELNENSVIIVAGFQGVTKHGDLTTLGRGGSDTTAVAIAAKLNTSCEIYSDVEGIYTCDPRIVPNAKKLTYITYDDVLELSSLGAKVLHSRAAELAKKYNVKLYCASSFSEEEGTWVVDKLPEWLEQPVVTGATIERNQIKITINNLPKDDVILKKIFKELSEKNINIDMISMFSDADNFHLSFSVLNDLKDIIENSIKQIDSSINISYQGLFDKVSIVGVGMKSSPGVAARFFKVLADNSIMPELVTTSEIKISVLVSKEKSEQLLRKLVKEFSLGS; encoded by the coding sequence ATGATCGTTGTTCAAAAATACGGTGGCTCATCGATCGCTGACAAAGAAAAAATCTTAAATGTTGCAAAAAGAATTAAAAAAAGGGTTGAAAATGGAGAAAAAGTTATTGTTATTGTTTCAGCCATGGGAAAGACAACTGACAAATTAATAGATTTGGCAAAATCGATAAGTAATAAACCTCATCCAAGAGAAATGGATATGCTACTTTCTACTGGTGAACAAGTTTCAATTGCTCTTCTATCAATCGCTTTGAATGAACTTGGCATCAAGGCAAAATCTTTTAATGCTTTTCAATTGAATATTCAAACAACTCACGATTATACAAAAGCAAGAATAAAAGATATAGATTCTGATAAAATTTTACGAGAACTTAACGAAAATTCAGTAATCATAGTTGCAGGATTTCAAGGTGTTACTAAACATGGGGATTTAACTACTCTTGGAAGAGGAGGTTCAGATACAACAGCTGTCGCAATCGCCGCAAAATTGAATACATCCTGCGAAATTTATAGTGATGTCGAAGGAATTTATACATGTGATCCTAGAATTGTTCCAAATGCAAAAAAATTAACTTATATTACATATGATGATGTCCTAGAATTGTCTTCATTAGGTGCAAAAGTTCTTCATTCAAGAGCAGCTGAACTTGCTAAAAAATATAACGTTAAGTTATACTGCGCATCGTCATTTTCAGAAGAGGAGGGAACATGGGTGGTAGATAAATTGCCAGAATGGCTTGAACAACCTGTTGTAACTGGTGCAACAATTGAAAGAAACCAAATAAAAATTACAATAAATAACCTTCCTAAAGATGATGTAATTTTGAAAAAAATATTTAAAGAACTGAGTGAAAAGAACATAAACATTGACATGATTTCAATGTTTTCAGATGCAGATAATTTTCATCTTTCATTTTCAGTTCTAAATGATCTAAAAGATATTATTGAAAATTCTATTAAGCAAATCGACTCATCAATAAACATTTCGTATCAAGGACTTTTTGATAAAGTATCCATAGTGGGGGTTGGAATGAAATCAAGCCCAGGTGTTGCAGCAAGATTTTTTAAAGTTTTGGCTGACAACAGTATAATGCCTGAATTAGTTACAACTTCTGAGATAAAAATTTCTGTTTTAGTTTCAAAGGAAAAATCAGAACAATTGTTAAGAAAACTGGTGAAAGAATTTTCATTGGGGAGTTGA
- the lnt gene encoding apolipoprotein N-acyltransferase, whose translation MIFVFLSSILTALSMPGFFWGGLVWFSLIPLFSGLEKKSYWLKVLYIFLFFYTFFFISLYWVIPVLTKNLPEFFGRFNSIVGFGAFLLLCLLETLPFLLFAVLYAYFIPRIKNNIPKALFVASIYSISDFIRGIGDLGFTGGRLSDALFKDIGIIQSVAFIGTIGLTFLIVLVNYLLYLNFKNLNKFVPIMFLTISSIYLINNFILNVLPTNKANIPIVAVQTNYDQHVKYSITNQKILEDIEQILKSTPNYLHVFPEATFPTSDIRNTNINEFFKNISYKKPIIIGFPTYDDDGKIYNSAVVYSNGKYIGKYDKIRLFPFVEFLPYEKIFKTFSFLKGVSYFNEGKSFKIFEINNFPHTGIQICFESYFGEISRNLTNQGAEILFVITNDGWYKYNTALWQHFSKSIFRAVENRRYVVQVSNKGITGVVDYFGRINQIIPLRSENYAIFNIKAENKTTIYSKYGDWFIYIALICSFIIPIVYRNKPSKKFF comes from the coding sequence ATGATTTTTGTTTTTCTTTCATCTATATTAACAGCATTATCTATGCCCGGTTTTTTTTGGGGTGGATTAGTTTGGTTTTCACTAATACCTCTGTTCAGTGGGCTCGAAAAAAAATCATACTGGTTGAAAGTTCTCTATATTTTCCTATTTTTCTATACATTCTTTTTCATTTCCCTTTATTGGGTGATTCCCGTTTTAACAAAAAATCTTCCAGAATTTTTTGGAAGATTCAATAGTATAGTGGGTTTTGGTGCATTCTTACTTTTGTGTCTACTTGAGACACTCCCTTTTCTTTTATTTGCAGTTTTATATGCATACTTCATTCCTAGAATCAAAAATAATATTCCAAAAGCTTTATTTGTTGCTTCAATATATTCAATTTCAGATTTCATTAGAGGAATTGGTGACTTAGGTTTTACTGGTGGGAGATTATCTGACGCACTATTTAAAGACATCGGAATTATACAATCTGTAGCTTTTATTGGAACAATTGGTTTAACTTTTTTAATTGTACTTGTTAATTATCTTCTTTATCTCAATTTTAAAAATTTAAATAAATTTGTTCCTATAATGTTTCTCACAATTTCTTCAATATACCTTATTAACAACTTTATTTTAAATGTACTACCAACCAACAAAGCTAACATTCCTATAGTTGCGGTTCAAACAAACTATGATCAGCATGTAAAATATTCCATAACTAACCAAAAAATTCTAGAGGATATTGAGCAAATATTAAAATCAACCCCAAATTATCTTCATGTATTCCCAGAGGCGACTTTCCCAACAAGTGATATTCGAAACACAAACATTAATGAATTTTTCAAAAACATAAGTTACAAAAAACCAATTATTATTGGATTTCCAACCTACGATGACGATGGAAAAATATATAATAGTGCAGTTGTATACTCAAACGGAAAATATATAGGGAAATATGATAAAATAAGATTATTTCCATTTGTTGAATTCCTCCCATATGAAAAGATTTTCAAAACATTTTCATTCCTAAAAGGAGTTTCATATTTTAACGAAGGAAAAAGTTTCAAAATTTTTGAAATTAACAATTTTCCACATACAGGTATTCAAATTTGTTTTGAATCTTATTTTGGTGAAATTTCAAGAAATCTTACAAATCAAGGAGCTGAAATTTTATTTGTTATAACTAACGATGGATGGTACAAATATAACACCGCACTCTGGCAGCATTTTTCAAAAAGTATTTTTAGAGCTGTAGAAAACCGTAGATATGTTGTCCAAGTTTCAAATAAAGGAATTACAGGAGTTGTCGATTATTTTGGAAGAATAAACCAAATCATACCACTTCGCTCCGAAAACTATGCAATATTCAATATAAAAGCTGAAAATAAAACTACTATTTACTCAAAATATGGGGATTGGTTTATTTATATTGCCCTAATTTGTTCATTCATTATTCCCATAGTATACAGAAATAAACCTTCCAAAAAATTCTTTTAA
- the dapA gene encoding 4-hydroxy-tetrahydrodipicolinate synthase, which translates to MFEGIGTAIVTPFKDGKLDIEAFEKLLKFQIDNHIQAIVVLGTTGEAPNINLKEREVLISKAKEICDGKAKIIVGAGSNGINHTMELVKNAEQYDVDGLLIVTPYYNKPTQNGLYEYYKYISEHTDLEIIIYNVPGRTGINILPETVYKIANDCKNVKALKEANSSFEQINKDLLLLKQIDNFKIFSGNDDTAFQLLASGGHGIISVASNIIPWQMVQMFNAIKEGNIEKAREIHFTYYQLFKSLFVETNPIPVKAALFLMGFINNELRLPLVPASELTLKTINETLRGCGII; encoded by the coding sequence ATGTTTGAAGGAATTGGAACAGCAATAGTTACGCCGTTTAAAGATGGAAAATTAGATATAGAAGCATTTGAAAAACTTTTGAAATTCCAAATTGATAATCATATTCAAGCTATAGTTGTACTAGGGACAACGGGAGAAGCACCAAACATTAATTTAAAAGAAAGGGAAGTTCTAATCAGCAAAGCAAAAGAAATTTGCGATGGAAAAGCAAAGATTATAGTTGGAGCAGGTTCAAATGGGATCAATCACACCATGGAATTGGTTAAAAACGCTGAACAATATGATGTAGATGGTCTATTAATTGTTACTCCATACTACAATAAACCAACTCAAAATGGACTATACGAATATTACAAATACATTTCAGAACATACAGATTTAGAAATAATTATCTATAACGTTCCTGGAAGAACAGGTATTAACATACTTCCAGAAACAGTGTATAAAATTGCAAATGATTGTAAAAATGTAAAAGCTTTAAAAGAAGCTAATTCTTCATTTGAGCAAATTAACAAAGATCTTCTACTTTTAAAGCAAATTGATAACTTTAAAATCTTCTCTGGAAACGACGACACAGCATTTCAACTACTTGCAAGTGGAGGTCATGGAATAATTTCTGTTGCTTCAAATATCATTCCTTGGCAAATGGTACAAATGTTTAACGCTATTAAAGAAGGAAATATTGAAAAAGCTCGAGAAATTCATTTTACATATTATCAACTATTTAAAAGCCTCTTTGTTGAAACAAATCCCATACCAGTTAAAGCTGCTTTATTTTTAATGGGATTTATTAATAATGAACTTAGATTACCACTCGTTCCAGCCTCAGAATTAACCTTAAAGACAATAAATGAAACATTAAGAGGATGTGGAATAATATGA
- the dapF gene encoding diaminopimelate epimerase, with amino-acid sequence MKVEKFTATGNTFLVCDIVNKGLSDEQKSEFVLKNSQNRDGVLFVEKKGNSYFMDYFNKDGKRAPFCGNGARTFLLYLKKTGYVKSEKVKFNTYAGEVSGILTENGVMIKMPEPTRPKQITVNDFNGYLLSVGVPHFVTFVKNVDEIDVLNIGKMIRIKLDANVNFVQIINKSTLKIRTFERGVENETLACGSGATASAYVFNTNNIKKITTLEKGGKLFVHFQEDGIYLEGGVENV; translated from the coding sequence ATGAAAGTTGAAAAATTTACAGCCACTGGAAACACTTTCTTAGTTTGTGACATTGTCAATAAAGGATTATCTGATGAACAGAAAAGTGAATTCGTTCTTAAAAACTCCCAAAATCGCGATGGAGTTTTGTTCGTAGAAAAGAAAGGTAACTCCTATTTTATGGATTATTTCAACAAAGATGGTAAAAGAGCACCTTTCTGTGGGAATGGGGCAAGAACATTTTTGCTTTATTTAAAAAAGACTGGTTATGTAAAAAGCGAAAAAGTAAAATTTAACACATATGCTGGTGAAGTATCCGGTATATTGACCGAAAACGGTGTAATGATTAAAATGCCTGAACCTACCCGTCCAAAACAAATTACTGTTAACGATTTTAATGGATATCTTTTGTCTGTTGGAGTTCCTCATTTCGTTACTTTTGTAAAAAATGTAGATGAGATTGATGTTCTTAACATCGGGAAAATGATTAGAATAAAATTAGATGCTAATGTAAATTTCGTACAAATAATCAACAAAAGTACTTTAAAAATTCGTACTTTTGAACGTGGAGTTGAAAATGAGACACTCGCCTGTGGTAGTGGAGCAACTGCTAGTGCGTATGTATTTAACACTAATAATATTAAAAAAATAACAACCTTAGAAAAAGGTGGAAAACTATTTGTTCATTTTCAAGAAGACGGGATTTATTTAGAAGGAGGTGTTGAAAATGTTTGA
- a CDS encoding aspartate aminotransferase family protein, producing the protein MYIANTYRRIPIIIERGEGIWIYDTLGNKYLDTFSGIGVLSFGHCDEIINNAIREKISKFTHISNFFVDNDALFVAEKLVKETKKDGSVFFANSGAEANEAALKAVKKNKKGLIISFEGNFHGRTLGALSITGFPAIRKQFEPLLDNIVFLPFNDPTTLKTFLEKNGHKVSAIFVESIHGSGGLDVVNKEVINVINHYKNIYNYIIVADEVQAGLGRTGKFYSYQHFNLEADIITVAKSLGGGLPLAATIFTGKYKTIFLPGEHGSTFAPNPVALAAGKTVLQRITKDFLKEVEQKGVYLKKQLLKLKENFGVIKEIKGLGLMIGIVIESKKIDNIIEIGLREKILLNIVKGNTIRLLPPLDITIFEIDELLSRLKKVLSQL; encoded by the coding sequence ATGTATATTGCCAACACCTATAGAAGAATTCCCATAATCATCGAAAGAGGAGAAGGAATATGGATCTATGATACATTAGGAAACAAATATCTTGACACTTTTTCTGGAATAGGCGTACTATCTTTTGGACATTGTGACGAAATAATTAATAACGCTATAAGGGAAAAAATTAGTAAATTTACTCACATTTCTAACTTTTTTGTTGATAACGATGCGCTATTTGTAGCCGAAAAATTAGTTAAAGAAACTAAAAAAGATGGAAGTGTATTTTTCGCAAATTCAGGTGCCGAAGCAAATGAAGCAGCATTAAAAGCTGTTAAAAAAAATAAAAAAGGATTAATTATATCTTTCGAAGGAAATTTTCATGGAAGGACATTAGGTGCACTATCCATCACTGGTTTTCCCGCTATAAGAAAACAATTTGAGCCATTATTAGATAATATAGTATTTCTGCCCTTTAATGATCCAACTACATTAAAAACATTTTTGGAAAAAAATGGTCACAAAGTGTCTGCTATATTTGTCGAAAGCATTCATGGAAGTGGAGGCCTTGATGTAGTAAATAAAGAAGTTATAAATGTTATAAATCACTACAAAAATATATACAATTATATAATTGTGGCAGATGAAGTACAAGCAGGACTAGGAAGAACTGGAAAATTTTATTCTTACCAACATTTCAATTTGGAAGCAGATATAATTACCGTTGCAAAATCATTAGGTGGAGGGCTTCCTCTTGCAGCCACAATATTTACTGGCAAATATAAAACAATTTTTTTGCCCGGGGAACATGGCTCAACTTTTGCTCCAAATCCCGTTGCATTAGCAGCAGGTAAAACTGTTCTTCAAAGAATTACAAAGGATTTTCTAAAAGAAGTGGAACAAAAAGGAGTTTACCTAAAAAAACAGTTATTAAAACTCAAGGAAAATTTTGGCGTAATAAAAGAAATCAAAGGTCTCGGATTAATGATTGGTATAGTTATCGAGTCAAAAAAGATTGATAACATTATTGAAATTGGACTTAGAGAAAAAATATTGTTAAACATTGTAAAGGGAAATACTATTAGGTTATTACCACCACTAGATATCACAATATTTGAAATTGATGAACTTCTTTCTAGACTAAAAAAGGTATTGAGTCAGTTATAA